In the genome of Monodelphis domestica isolate mMonDom1 chromosome 2, mMonDom1.pri, whole genome shotgun sequence, one region contains:
- the COMMD5 gene encoding COMM domain-containing protein 5, translating into MSAAGAAATRGLKPTAPYIPPAGDGPGSRVSFLGPRPPAAVEAMVREVRGLDKDLFRQLLKVVVSALQGEDCREATRRLVDSSPLSESQFGVLVAGMYALLREALRLPASALKPDAFREDLQQLQVPDEFLADFATVIFGSRRPDLEGLAREQGARLPTVEDFRWRVDVAISTSSLARSLQPSILMQLKLSDGKAHRFEVPVAKFQELRYNVALILKEMNDLEKRCSLKIQD; encoded by the coding sequence ATGTCTGCGGCAGGGGCAGCTGCGACCCGTGGCCTTAAACCCACGGCTCCCTACATACCCCCTGCCGGGGATGGCCCCGGCAGCCGAGTGAGCTTCCTGGGCCCCCGACCCCCGGCTGCGGTGGAGGCCATGGTTCGGGAGGTGCGAGGCTTGGACAAGGATTTATTCCGGCAGCTGCTAAAGGTGGTGGTTAGCGCCCTGCAGGGCGAGGACTGTCGGGAGGCCACCCGGCGCCTGGTGGACTCGTCGCCATTGTCAGAGTCGCAGTTTGGAGTCCTAGTCGCTGGCATGTATGCGCTGCTCCGGGAGGCCCTTCGGCTGCCTGCGTCTGCCCTCAAGCCAGACGCCTTTAGGGAGGACCTCCAGCAGCTCCAGGTGCCCGACGAGTTTCTGGCGGATTTTGCCACTGTTATCTTCGGCAGCCGGCGCCCCGACCTGGAAGGGCTTGCTCGCGAGCAGGGCGCTCGCCTCCCCACGGTGGAAGACTTCAGGTGGAGGGTGGACGTGGCCATCTCCACCAGCTCGCTGGCCCGTTCCCTGCAGCCGTCCATCCTGATGCAGCTGAAGCTCTCTGATGGGAAGGCCCATCGCTTTGAAGTGCCTGTTGCCAAGTTTCAAGAACTAAGGTACAACGTGGCCTTGATCCTGAAAGAAATGAATGACCTAGAAAAGAGATGCAGTCTTAAAATCCAGGACTAA